One Tachysurus vachellii isolate PV-2020 chromosome 8, HZAU_Pvac_v1, whole genome shotgun sequence genomic window carries:
- the LOC132850265 gene encoding RNA-binding motif, single-stranded-interacting protein 1 isoform X1 has translation MGRVWRQMYPQYSYYYPPYLHAKPPVGPSSQPMAPPSPGTNSSTNQSSSSSTAGWEQLSKTNLYIRGLPPATTDHDLVKLCQPYGKIVSTKAILDKTTNKCKGYGFVDFDSPAAAQKAVNALKNNGVQAQMAKQQEQDPTNLYISNLPLTVDEQELETLLKPFGQVVSTRILRDANGASRGVGFARMESTEKCDAVISHFNGKFLKMPPGVMAPTEPLLCKFADGGQKKRQSQNKYVPNGRTWAREGEARLAGMTLTYDPTAAAMQNGFYHPYSITNRMIAQPAMSPYMSTYPVQTPSWVTHQGYIMQHPGAVLSPSMDPSMSLQPTSMMSPLSQQMSHLTLGSTGAFMPANAALQGAYIPQYTPMQPAAVEENSSQPQVESSGDHSPYAYQQTK, from the exons ATGGGCAGAGTGTGGAGGCAGATGTACCCTCAATACTCCTACTATTACCCGCCCTACCTACACGCCAAG CCTCCCGTTGGCCCATCATCTCAGCCCATGGCTCCTCCGAGCCCCGGAACCAACAGCAGCACCAatcagagcagcagcagcagtacgGCAGGTTGGGAACAACTCAGCAAAACCAACCTGTACATCCGTGGCTTGCCCCCAGCAACCACTGACCATGACCTGGTCAAGCTCTGCCAGCC TTACGGGAAAATAGTATCAACGAAGGCCATCCTGGATAAGACTACAAATAAATGCAAAG GTTATGGCTTTGTGGACTTTGATAGCCCTGCTGCTGCACAGAAAGCCGTCAACGCTCTGAAAAACAATGGTGTGCAAGCACAGATGGCAAAG CAACAGGAACAGGACCCCACTAACCTGTACATTTCCAATTTGCCTCTGACGGTGGATGAGCAGGAGCTTGAGACCTTACTGAAGCCCTTCGGCCAGGTCGTCTCTACACGCATACTGCGCGATGCTAATGGTGCAAGCAGAGGGGTTGGGTTTGCGAG GATGGAGTCCACAGAAAAATGTGATGCTGTAATTTCTCACTTCAATGGAAAGTTTCTCAAGATGCCACCCGGAGTAATGG CCCCTACTGAGCCACTGCTGTGCAAGTTTGCAGATGGAGGGCAGAAAAAACGACAGAGCCAAAATAAATATGTGCCTAATGGACGAACATGGGCCAGGGAAGGAGAAGCCAGACTT GCTGGAATGACGCTCACATACGACCCCACTGCTGCAGCTATGCAGAACGG GTTCTATCACCCTTACAGCATTACCAACCGAATGATCGCCCAACCTGCCATGTCACCCTATATGTCCACATACCCG gTTCAGACTCCGTCCTGGGTCACCCACCAAGGCTACATTATGCAGCATCCG GGAGCTGTACTATCGCCCTCTATGGATCCCTCCATGTCACTGCAGCCAACATCCATGATGAGTCCCCTCTCTCAGCAGATGAGCCACCTCACTCTGGGCAGTACAGGAGCG TTCATGCCGGCTAATGCAGCATTACAGGGCGCATACATCCCTCAGTACACTCCTATGCAGCCTGCTGCAGTGGAG GAGAATAGCTCACAGCCTCAGGTGGAGTCTAGCGGGGATCATTCTCCCTACGCCTACCAACAAACCAAGTGA
- the LOC132850265 gene encoding RNA-binding motif, single-stranded-interacting protein 1 isoform X2, producing the protein MMIAWPPQKSLGPRLLLSNKRRKPPVGPSSQPMAPPSPGTNSSTNQSSSSSTAGWEQLSKTNLYIRGLPPATTDHDLVKLCQPYGKIVSTKAILDKTTNKCKGYGFVDFDSPAAAQKAVNALKNNGVQAQMAKQQEQDPTNLYISNLPLTVDEQELETLLKPFGQVVSTRILRDANGASRGVGFARMESTEKCDAVISHFNGKFLKMPPGVMAPTEPLLCKFADGGQKKRQSQNKYVPNGRTWAREGEARLAGMTLTYDPTAAAMQNGFYHPYSITNRMIAQPAMSPYMSTYPVQTPSWVTHQGYIMQHPGAVLSPSMDPSMSLQPTSMMSPLSQQMSHLTLGSTGAFMPANAALQGAYIPQYTPMQPAAVEENSSQPQVESSGDHSPYAYQQTK; encoded by the exons ATGATGATTGCATGGCCTCCTCAGAAGAGTTTGGGCCCTCGGCTGCTCCTAAGCAACAAACGCAGAAAG CCTCCCGTTGGCCCATCATCTCAGCCCATGGCTCCTCCGAGCCCCGGAACCAACAGCAGCACCAatcagagcagcagcagcagtacgGCAGGTTGGGAACAACTCAGCAAAACCAACCTGTACATCCGTGGCTTGCCCCCAGCAACCACTGACCATGACCTGGTCAAGCTCTGCCAGCC TTACGGGAAAATAGTATCAACGAAGGCCATCCTGGATAAGACTACAAATAAATGCAAAG GTTATGGCTTTGTGGACTTTGATAGCCCTGCTGCTGCACAGAAAGCCGTCAACGCTCTGAAAAACAATGGTGTGCAAGCACAGATGGCAAAG CAACAGGAACAGGACCCCACTAACCTGTACATTTCCAATTTGCCTCTGACGGTGGATGAGCAGGAGCTTGAGACCTTACTGAAGCCCTTCGGCCAGGTCGTCTCTACACGCATACTGCGCGATGCTAATGGTGCAAGCAGAGGGGTTGGGTTTGCGAG GATGGAGTCCACAGAAAAATGTGATGCTGTAATTTCTCACTTCAATGGAAAGTTTCTCAAGATGCCACCCGGAGTAATGG CCCCTACTGAGCCACTGCTGTGCAAGTTTGCAGATGGAGGGCAGAAAAAACGACAGAGCCAAAATAAATATGTGCCTAATGGACGAACATGGGCCAGGGAAGGAGAAGCCAGACTT GCTGGAATGACGCTCACATACGACCCCACTGCTGCAGCTATGCAGAACGG GTTCTATCACCCTTACAGCATTACCAACCGAATGATCGCCCAACCTGCCATGTCACCCTATATGTCCACATACCCG gTTCAGACTCCGTCCTGGGTCACCCACCAAGGCTACATTATGCAGCATCCG GGAGCTGTACTATCGCCCTCTATGGATCCCTCCATGTCACTGCAGCCAACATCCATGATGAGTCCCCTCTCTCAGCAGATGAGCCACCTCACTCTGGGCAGTACAGGAGCG TTCATGCCGGCTAATGCAGCATTACAGGGCGCATACATCCCTCAGTACACTCCTATGCAGCCTGCTGCAGTGGAG GAGAATAGCTCACAGCCTCAGGTGGAGTCTAGCGGGGATCATTCTCCCTACGCCTACCAACAAACCAAGTGA
- the LOC132850265 gene encoding RNA-binding motif, single-stranded-interacting protein 1 isoform X3, giving the protein MMIFANSGNLLRNSYRKQPPVGPSSQPMAPPSPGTNSSTNQSSSSSTAGWEQLSKTNLYIRGLPPATTDHDLVKLCQPYGKIVSTKAILDKTTNKCKGYGFVDFDSPAAAQKAVNALKNNGVQAQMAKQQEQDPTNLYISNLPLTVDEQELETLLKPFGQVVSTRILRDANGASRGVGFARMESTEKCDAVISHFNGKFLKMPPGVMAPTEPLLCKFADGGQKKRQSQNKYVPNGRTWAREGEARLAGMTLTYDPTAAAMQNGFYHPYSITNRMIAQPAMSPYMSTYPVQTPSWVTHQGYIMQHPGAVLSPSMDPSMSLQPTSMMSPLSQQMSHLTLGSTGAFMPANAALQGAYIPQYTPMQPAAVEENSSQPQVESSGDHSPYAYQQTK; this is encoded by the exons ATGATGATTTTTGCGAATTCTGGCAACCTGTTGAGAAACTCATATCGTaaacag CCTCCCGTTGGCCCATCATCTCAGCCCATGGCTCCTCCGAGCCCCGGAACCAACAGCAGCACCAatcagagcagcagcagcagtacgGCAGGTTGGGAACAACTCAGCAAAACCAACCTGTACATCCGTGGCTTGCCCCCAGCAACCACTGACCATGACCTGGTCAAGCTCTGCCAGCC TTACGGGAAAATAGTATCAACGAAGGCCATCCTGGATAAGACTACAAATAAATGCAAAG GTTATGGCTTTGTGGACTTTGATAGCCCTGCTGCTGCACAGAAAGCCGTCAACGCTCTGAAAAACAATGGTGTGCAAGCACAGATGGCAAAG CAACAGGAACAGGACCCCACTAACCTGTACATTTCCAATTTGCCTCTGACGGTGGATGAGCAGGAGCTTGAGACCTTACTGAAGCCCTTCGGCCAGGTCGTCTCTACACGCATACTGCGCGATGCTAATGGTGCAAGCAGAGGGGTTGGGTTTGCGAG GATGGAGTCCACAGAAAAATGTGATGCTGTAATTTCTCACTTCAATGGAAAGTTTCTCAAGATGCCACCCGGAGTAATGG CCCCTACTGAGCCACTGCTGTGCAAGTTTGCAGATGGAGGGCAGAAAAAACGACAGAGCCAAAATAAATATGTGCCTAATGGACGAACATGGGCCAGGGAAGGAGAAGCCAGACTT GCTGGAATGACGCTCACATACGACCCCACTGCTGCAGCTATGCAGAACGG GTTCTATCACCCTTACAGCATTACCAACCGAATGATCGCCCAACCTGCCATGTCACCCTATATGTCCACATACCCG gTTCAGACTCCGTCCTGGGTCACCCACCAAGGCTACATTATGCAGCATCCG GGAGCTGTACTATCGCCCTCTATGGATCCCTCCATGTCACTGCAGCCAACATCCATGATGAGTCCCCTCTCTCAGCAGATGAGCCACCTCACTCTGGGCAGTACAGGAGCG TTCATGCCGGCTAATGCAGCATTACAGGGCGCATACATCCCTCAGTACACTCCTATGCAGCCTGCTGCAGTGGAG GAGAATAGCTCACAGCCTCAGGTGGAGTCTAGCGGGGATCATTCTCCCTACGCCTACCAACAAACCAAGTGA